In the genome of Massilibacillus massiliensis, one region contains:
- a CDS encoding DUF362 domain-containing protein, producing MIQVKKELCKGCGICKKNCPKAAIEIKEKVAEISALCVSCSVCLRVCPFGALAKANGSSAALHCRCCPVECEILPGFEGACKRYTNISGQLVRNRDLVVDALTEAAHKAILPEKPLITAVGAGTSYPCCKPAPYIVECDVHGVDVVTVVTEAPLSYSGIKVKIDANTHIGEQGTPVLCAGAIVGMVDTEEYGAKMLSLGGAGILSGKNGFIAAKTVVALANGEEVDLQVQKGSRLKLQVGKAPIIDGKVEKKMRVGCGSATIGMFAKMLSEVVDEAIILDFHVIGLLSEHRAGEEVGLVYRGVVPNGRKSTRGRYFGEAGRGWGGTSIMAATDAVKEIDMTIAYPGLRILVTETTAQQAGLLEVQADGTVREIPLTKQIEEVVKFIADNCEDARVSAMYVGGTGGSARAGVTKHPIKLSQAVHAGDVKVTIGGGNTYILPGGGINFMVDVEKVVPKAFTWVATPATVVPVEYTMSKETFAGLGGHMQAIRPVGEVKS from the coding sequence ATCTGCAAAAAAAATTGCCCAAAAGCGGCAATTGAAATAAAAGAAAAAGTTGCTGAAATCAGTGCATTATGTGTAAGCTGCAGTGTCTGTCTTAGGGTGTGCCCCTTTGGTGCATTGGCGAAAGCAAATGGTTCATCTGCAGCACTTCATTGTCGGTGTTGTCCGGTAGAGTGTGAAATTTTACCCGGATTTGAAGGTGCTTGCAAGCGCTATACCAATATTAGCGGTCAGCTTGTTCGCAACCGTGATTTGGTCGTCGATGCATTGACAGAGGCGGCGCATAAGGCGATATTACCGGAAAAACCGCTCATTACGGCAGTAGGGGCTGGCACATCGTATCCTTGCTGTAAGCCGGCTCCTTATATTGTGGAATGTGATGTCCACGGGGTCGACGTTGTTACGGTTGTAACGGAAGCACCGCTAAGTTACAGCGGCATTAAAGTGAAAATTGATGCCAATACGCATATTGGAGAACAAGGTACACCTGTGCTATGTGCAGGGGCAATTGTTGGTATGGTGGATACAGAGGAATATGGTGCAAAAATGCTTTCACTTGGTGGAGCGGGCATTTTAAGCGGTAAAAATGGTTTTATTGCGGCAAAAACGGTTGTCGCGCTAGCCAATGGTGAGGAAGTCGATCTGCAGGTACAAAAGGGCAGCCGATTAAAACTTCAAGTTGGAAAAGCACCAATTATTGATGGCAAGGTGGAGAAAAAGATGCGGGTGGGCTGTGGTAGTGCAACCATTGGAATGTTTGCAAAAATGCTCAGCGAGGTTGTAGATGAGGCTATTATACTTGATTTTCATGTCATCGGGCTGCTGAGTGAGCACAGAGCTGGTGAAGAAGTTGGTTTAGTGTATCGCGGCGTCGTACCAAATGGACGAAAAAGTACCAGAGGACGCTATTTCGGTGAAGCCGGTCGTGGTTGGGGCGGCACCTCGATCATGGCGGCAACAGATGCTGTAAAAGAAATAGATATGACGATTGCGTATCCGGGGCTACGCATTTTGGTCACAGAGACAACTGCGCAGCAGGCCGGACTATTAGAGGTACAGGCGGATGGAACGGTCAGAGAAATTCCGTTGACGAAGCAGATTGAAGAAGTTGTTAAATTTATTGCCGATAATTGTGAGGATGCCCGTGTCTCCGCTATGTATGTGGGGGGAACAGGTGGCAGTGCCAGAGCCGGCGTTACAAAGCATCCGATTAAGTTGTCACAGGCAGTTCACGCAGGAGATGTCAAAGTGACGATTGGCGGCGGCAATACGTATATTCTGCCGGGCGGCGGGATTAATTTTATGGTGGATGTAGAAAAAGTTGTGCCGAAAGCGTTTACGTGGGTTGCGACACCGGCTACCGTAGTGCCGGTTGAATATACCATGTCAAAAGAAACGTTTGCCGGTTTGGGCGGGCACATGCAAGCCATTCGCCCGGTCGGTGAAGTGAAATCGTGA
- a CDS encoding MFS transporter, with product MGITKRLGEMPLSSWHWRLLAIISVGWAFDAMDTGIVSFVLPKLMGLWNLSGAQVGFIGSVGLIGMAVGAALAGSLADSMGRKKLLAVTMLIYGLGTGGCGLAWNYESLLFFRFVVGFGLGGQVPVAVTLMSEYSPDKYRGRMIVLLESSWAIGWLVAAVISYLVIPKYGWQLAFFIGAFPAVWVIYVWKVIPESALYLVKKGRLQEAHEIVCEIERSAGIPCGAMPTTVDNTAQKKTSFAFTQLFSGIYLKKTICLWILWFGLVFSYYGIFMWLPTLLVKAGHSMVQSFSFVMWMTLAQIPGYFTAAMLVDKIGRKPTLSSFLILCAVTAYFFGHATTWNEILFWGCLMSFFNLGAWGLMYTYTPEMYPTEARASGTGWAGACGRIGGMLAPMVVGMMFTGPDKFSLVFAMFTGVLVIIGLNVLILGEETMHKSLEEPVEAKKAEVI from the coding sequence ATGGGAATTACAAAACGTTTGGGCGAAATGCCGCTAAGCAGCTGGCATTGGCGTCTTCTGGCAATTATTTCAGTGGGCTGGGCCTTTGATGCAATGGACACAGGTATTGTTTCTTTTGTATTACCTAAATTAATGGGATTGTGGAATCTCAGCGGTGCACAAGTTGGCTTTATTGGCAGTGTTGGCCTTATCGGTATGGCAGTCGGGGCTGCATTAGCTGGTTCTTTGGCCGATTCTATGGGGAGAAAGAAGCTGTTAGCGGTTACGATGCTAATCTATGGATTAGGAACAGGTGGCTGTGGATTGGCATGGAATTATGAATCGCTATTGTTCTTTCGCTTTGTGGTAGGATTTGGCCTTGGCGGTCAGGTACCTGTCGCTGTGACGCTCATGAGTGAATACTCACCGGATAAATATCGGGGACGTATGATCGTGCTTTTAGAAAGTTCATGGGCAATTGGCTGGCTTGTGGCAGCAGTTATTTCCTATTTGGTGATTCCGAAATATGGCTGGCAGTTGGCTTTCTTTATCGGTGCTTTCCCGGCAGTATGGGTAATCTACGTTTGGAAAGTCATCCCTGAATCCGCACTTTATTTGGTGAAGAAGGGCAGATTGCAGGAAGCGCATGAAATTGTGTGTGAGATCGAACGTTCAGCAGGCATTCCTTGCGGTGCAATGCCGACGACGGTAGACAATACCGCGCAGAAGAAGACCTCGTTCGCGTTTACGCAATTATTTTCCGGTATTTATTTAAAAAAGACGATTTGTTTATGGATTCTTTGGTTTGGTCTGGTCTTCTCCTATTATGGAATTTTCATGTGGCTGCCGACTTTATTGGTTAAAGCGGGACATAGCATGGTGCAATCTTTTTCTTTTGTTATGTGGATGACCCTTGCACAAATTCCGGGTTATTTTACTGCGGCAATGTTGGTGGATAAAATTGGGCGCAAACCGACGTTATCCTCGTTTTTGATCTTATGTGCGGTTACAGCCTACTTTTTTGGACATGCGACAACTTGGAATGAAATCTTATTTTGGGGTTGCTTGATGTCATTTTTCAATCTTGGGGCTTGGGGATTAATGTATACGTATACACCGGAAATGTATCCGACAGAGGCACGTGCTTCAGGTACTGGATGGGCTGGTGCCTGCGGACGAATTGGTGGTATGCTGGCGCCAATGGTAGTTGGCATGATGTTTACCGGACCGGATAAGTTTTCGTTGGTATTTGCGATGTTTACGGGAGTGTTAGTCATCATTGGGCTCAATGTTTTGATATTAGGTGAAGAAACGATGCATAAATCGTTGGAAGAACCGGTTGAGGCGAAGAAGGCTGAGGTTATTTAA